The sequence GAAGCTCCCTTTTACTTGTAATTATTTTCTTTTGTTATACGGTAAAAACTCTAACATTATTGCTAATCCACAAGTTCCAGATAACCCTGCAAATAGAAGTCCTGCGCCAAAAAAACCACTTAAAATTGCAAAATACTGTGACACTGTAAATGAAAGTACAACACCTAAAAGTACCATAAAACCTACTATGATCTGTACTTGACGCATAATTGGTAATGGTTCTTTAACATTTTTTTGTGTTGGCTGTTTATGCTGTTTCCATGCATTAATACCACCTTCTAGTAAGTAAACTGCCTTTGCATTTAAATCTTTAACTTTCGTAGCAGCTTGGTTAGTTCTGTTCCCAGATTGACAATGAAGCACTACAATCTCATCAGGCTGAATATTTGCATCATAAATTTCATCAACTGTGATATTCTCAGCACAATCAATACATTCTCTATTATGCTCACCTGCTGTTCTGATATCGATTAACTTAACTTTCTCTTTCTTTTTTAAATCAAGAAATTCTTTTACTGAGATATTTTTCACTTGATGCATTTCACTTCTCCTTTAGTTTTTTCTAATTTAGTTTTTTCTAATATTATATATAAATTTTTTATCCACAATATATACTATATAAAGCTTCTAATATTTTCTTAACAGCTGGATCCTTTAAACTATAAAAAACTGTTTGTGCTTCTTTTCTAGTTTGAACTAGCCCTTCTTTTCTCAACACAGATAAATGCTGAGAAAATGCTGATTGACTAAGATCAGAGTATTCAGCTAGTTCTCCAACTGTCATTTCTTGTCTTAAAAGTAGACATAATATCAGCAATCTAGATTCATGCGAAATAGCTTTTAATAATGATGATGCCTTGGTAGCATTATCTTTCATTTGCATTAAATCCATAATTAAACTTGCCAACTCAAACTCCCAATACAATTATATTAGCAAATTCTAATTTAGAAATCAATGATATAGTTATTAATTTTTAACCTAATCTTTTAACATTTAGAAAATTTACTGAAGCAATATGATAAAAGTTAAAATACTACTATATGATATAATTTACAGCTAGAGATATAAATATGAACTTATCAAAAATATATACTATGGAGGATAGATAATGTTAGAAATAATTCAAATTACTGTTGCTGCCCTCTGTGGTATTGCAGTAGGGGTTGAAAGACAACATTATGGATCGTCTGCAGGAATTAGAACTTATGCTCTAGTTTGTGTTGGATCGTGTCTATTTGGAATCATCTCAACTCATGCAAGAGGTGGAGCATATTATGAAAGTGTTGTTGATCCTACTAGAATAGCTGCTCAAATTGTAACAGGAGTTGGGTTTATTGGTGGTGGTATTATCTTCAAAGACAGTAACCGTGTTAGAGGAATTACAACAGCCTCAACAGTATGGATTATGGCCTCAATTGGTTTAGCTATCGCTTTTGAAATGTTTTTACTGCCTATAGCAGCAACTATACTTTGTATTATTATTTTAACTTCAAACAGATGGCCTTTTTTCAAAAAAATAGGTAATAAACATAAACACTATTCAGAAGACGAGTAATAGAACTAGACTATATATCAAGCTGATAGAAAGATTAAAAAACCTCTCCAAACTCTTTTGCATAATAAACTGTTTGACCCTTTAAAGGCTCTAGCTTATTAGTTAAATCTAAAACCATAAAGACATCACTAGGGACATCATATTGGCATTTTATCCTATACTCGCTTGTTGACTTAAAACCAAAGCGAGGATAATAGCTTGGATGACCTAAAACAAATATAGCATCAATATTATTTTTCTTAGCTTCTTTTATAACAGCTTCAACAAGCTTTGTGCCTATTCCTTGATTTTGATACTCTGGAGCCACGCTCATTGGAGCTAAGCCAAATATGCTTATATTACTAGCTTTTACCTCCATTTTAGAGAGGACTATCTGACCTACTATAGTCTTATCTACTTCAGCAACTAATGAAATTAGACTTTGATGATCAGTATGCAATAACCTAACTAATTTCTCTTCATCATCAGTCTCAAATGATGATGCAATAAGCTGATAAACAGATTCTTGATCTTTTAGTTGTTCATAACGAATATTTATATGCATAAATTAATCCTTTATAACCAAATCTCTAGTTGAACGTATTTCAATATTTAAAAACTTATCAGTCTTTTTGATTCTTCCAAAAACTGCAAACTTAGCTCTTTTACTTTTATCAAAATCTAAATATTTCACTTGGTTTGGCACTATAAATATTGAAAATCTTGAATCTTGATCAAGTTTAAAAAGGAGTTTTTTGCTATCTCCTATATCTGAAGCTGTAATTCCTGCTATCCCATAGATAATACAATATTTATTATTAATACTCTGTATATCCATATCAGCTAGTTCCAAACCATTTATAGTATAGATATCTTGCTTTGAGTATTCTCGAGTTCGATTTTCAACTAGTTGTTGTTTTTTAAAAGGCATCAGATTTAATTCATCTTGCTTTTTAAGTACACCATCATTTTCAACTTTTGTAAGAAGGTTTATGTATCTCTCAAGATTTTTATTAACAAGAAAGTTAAGCTTACTCATATCTTTTTTTGAGTCACTTAAAACTAATTCTTTTATCTTATCGTTAGTTATTGGCCTACTAGTTCGAGGGCATAATTCATCATGCTTATCTTCACCTTTAACAAATTCAAAATATGAATCTTGATTTGCCTTACGTATAAGCTTTAATTTAGCTTTACCGCAATCGGGACAAAATATGTTACCAAAGTGTAGTTTACTACTATATTCGCTAGCTTTTATAAAACCTTTTTTATATCTGGCTACTTTCACTATTATTTCCTTTAAATAATTTAGTCATCCTGAACTTGTTTCAGGATCTCATTAAAATTGATGCTCATAGTGAGATGCTGAAATAAATTCAGCATGACTGTTTATTTTATAAATTAATCATATTTATTTAATCTTTATTCATTCTAAACTTTTTTAAACAATATATCTGATATTTGATGATCTAGGTTTTGACCTCTCTTTTCAAATTTAGTCAAAGGACGCCACTCTGGTCTTGGTGCAAACCCAGAATACATATTTTGATATTTGTCATCATTTTCAAGTAGCTCTAAAACATCTTCAGCATAAGGCAACCAATCACTAGCGTAATGAAATACTCCGCCAGTCTTAAGCTTCTTAGCAAAAAGATCTATATTTGATTGATTAACTAATCTACGTTTATTATGTTTTTTCTTATGCCATGGATCAGGAAAATATACTTGCACACCAGATAAAGACTCATCAACAATCATATTCTCTAAAATCTCAACTGCATCATGACTCATTATCAAAAGATTTGATATATTTTGATGCTCTATCTCATATAGGATATTTCCAACACCTGCTTTGTGTACTTCTATGCCAAGGTAGTTCTTATCTGGATTTTCTAATGCCATTTGGATCAATGACCCACCCATACCAAAACCAATTTCTAAAACTACAGGATTAGCATTAGAAAATATTTCTGAAAAATCTATTTGTCTATTTTGATCATAGCTAATCATATATTTCTCAGCATAACTTTCAAGCGCTTGCTGTTGCTTCTTTGTTACCCTACCAGCTCTTTGTACATAACTTTTTACTTGACGTAAATTTTCTTTAGATTTATCACACATTTTTCTAGATTTACAATTTTATTAGTACTATTCTATATCAACTATAATAAAAATAAGAGTATCTCGGTGTTAATATTTTTAACAATTCTTGCTTTACAGATTAGTTGCTTAGTACTTCCTGGACCAGATTTTTTTATAACTATTAGTAATTCTATCAAATTTGGCCAAAAACAAGGTATTTATACAGCTTGTGGTATAGCGTCAGGAATTCTTATAAATACATTTATTGTCTATTGGTTTGGATCATTTTTGCTCTATAAAGAACCTATATTATTTAAATGTTTAATATTAGTTGGTGCTATATATCTAGCTTATCTAGCTTTTAATCTATATAAAAGTATATTTACAAAGCAACAAGACTTAAACCCAAATGCTAGTGAACATATTAAAAATCTAAATGCTTTTGATACGCCTCCAAACTTTAAACTTTTTTTAAATGGCGCCTTTACTAATTTAGCTAATGCAAAAGTACTAGTTTTCTTTAGTTCAATGTTAAGTTTAGTTGATGGTTTATCTAGTTTTGGTAAAGTTAGTATTTGGATATGTATAGCTCTTACAACATTTATCTGGTTTTGTATCGTCGCTACTTTTTTTGGCAATAATAGGCTTAGACAGATCTTCTTTAGAAATATTAAAAAACTTGAGTTTATTTCAGCCGTATTTATAACCGTTTTTGTAATAATTATTCTGATTGAACTTTTCTAGAATAAAACCTTACTCCAGCCTAATTTTTCTCTTAAAGTATCATAGTAGTTATAATCTTGTGTATGTAGAACTGTAACTTTCTTTTCAGCCTTTTTGATTGTTACTTTCTGGTGAGAACTAAGAATAGTATCATGTCTACCATCTATACTTAAAACAGGTTCTGGATCATTATATTCTGTTATATAGATATCAATAATACTATCATCTGATATTACTAAAGGTCTACTATTTAATGAATGCGAACATATCGGCACAAGGACTATACTATTTTGATTGGGATTTAAAATCGGACCACCTGCTGCCATAGCATGTGCTGTCGAACCTGTAGGTGTTGATACAATTAGTCCATCTCCACGCTGATCAAAAGCATATCTACCATCGATATAAACTTTTAAACCAAACATCAATCCTCTACTTGAAGTTATTGCTATCTCATTAAGCGCTATCGATGCCTCTAAAGGAACACGTAAATTATCATCGACTCGACATTTAAGCATACTTACATTAGAAACAGAAACTTGACCTTTTAGAATATTCAAAAGATCGTCTTTTAAAGTTCTATCATTTGGAGCTATAGTCGTCAAGAAACCTAGCTTACCTTTGTTGATTCCCATAACAGGTATATTACTATACAATGCTAATACTCTAGCTGCTTTTAGGAAATTTCCATCGCCGCCGACAACAATTGCAACATCGCAATTAAGCGCTATTTCTTTTAAGCTAAGTGCTTCAAGATCTCTTAAATTAATATCTTCCGCAGTCTCTGTTTCTACAACTATTTGTAAACCTTTTTCAATAAGAAAGTTACATAGCATTTCAACAGTTCGACTAACATCCTGCTTATAGTGCTTACCTATAATAGCTACTTTTTGATATTCAAACATTATCTTTAAAAAATTTTTTTATTAAAGCTAGTATAGCAAAAGAAAAATTTTTATTATGCTATTTAAGTATGTAATTAGAAACTTTATACAAAATTCAAATTACTTTTCAGCGATCACTAAAGAAATTTTCTTTTTGATATTATTATATTTATTCACAGTTTTTATATCTGTACATTCTTTATGTAATATACTAAATCCTGATGATTCTAAAGCTTGATAATTTTTATTATCACAATTGCCAAATGCTATAAGTACCTTTTTACCCTTAGATATTAAATTATAATCTCTTAAAAAAGTTGGCTTACTTTTAGAAAATGAAGCTAAATAAAGTACCTGATAACCTCCAACATATAAAATTGGTGATTTATAATATTTACTCCAAAAAATATCTGCTTTA is a genomic window of Francisella sp. LA112445 containing:
- a CDS encoding rhodanese-like domain-containing protein; this encodes MHQVKNISVKEFLDLKKKEKVKLIDIRTAGEHNRECIDCAENITVDEIYDANIQPDEIVVLHCQSGNRTNQAATKVKDLNAKAVYLLEGGINAWKQHKQPTQKNVKEPLPIMRQVQIIVGFMVLLGVVLSFTVSQYFAILSGFFGAGLLFAGLSGTCGLAIMLEFLPYNKRK
- a CDS encoding metalloregulator ArsR/SmtB family transcription factor, whose amino-acid sequence is MDLMQMKDNATKASSLLKAISHESRLLILCLLLRQEMTVGELAEYSDLSQSAFSQHLSVLRKEGLVQTRKEAQTVFYSLKDPAVKKILEALYSIYCG
- a CDS encoding MgtC/SapB family protein, producing the protein MLEIIQITVAALCGIAVGVERQHYGSSAGIRTYALVCVGSCLFGIISTHARGGAYYESVVDPTRIAAQIVTGVGFIGGGIIFKDSNRVRGITTASTVWIMASIGLAIAFEMFLLPIAATILCIIILTSNRWPFFKKIGNKHKHYSEDE
- a CDS encoding N-acetyltransferase, translated to MHINIRYEQLKDQESVYQLIASSFETDDEEKLVRLLHTDHQSLISLVAEVDKTIVGQIVLSKMEVKASNISIFGLAPMSVAPEYQNQGIGTKLVEAVIKEAKKNNIDAIFVLGHPSYYPRFGFKSTSEYRIKCQYDVPSDVFMVLDLTNKLEPLKGQTVYYAKEFGEVF
- the trmB gene encoding tRNA (guanosine(46)-N7)-methyltransferase TrmB translates to MCDKSKENLRQVKSYVQRAGRVTKKQQQALESYAEKYMISYDQNRQIDFSEIFSNANPVVLEIGFGMGGSLIQMALENPDKNYLGIEVHKAGVGNILYEIEHQNISNLLIMSHDAVEILENMIVDESLSGVQVYFPDPWHKKKHNKRRLVNQSNIDLFAKKLKTGGVFHYASDWLPYAEDVLELLENDDKYQNMYSGFAPRPEWRPLTKFEKRGQNLDHQISDILFKKV
- a CDS encoding LysE family translocator — its product is MLIFLTILALQISCLVLPGPDFFITISNSIKFGQKQGIYTACGIASGILINTFIVYWFGSFLLYKEPILFKCLILVGAIYLAYLAFNLYKSIFTKQQDLNPNASEHIKNLNAFDTPPNFKLFLNGAFTNLANAKVLVFFSSMLSLVDGLSSFGKVSIWICIALTTFIWFCIVATFFGNNRLRQIFFRNIKKLEFISAVFITVFVIIILIELF
- a CDS encoding NAD(+)/NADH kinase, encoding MMFEYQKVAIIGKHYKQDVSRTVEMLCNFLIEKGLQIVVETETAEDINLRDLEALSLKEIALNCDVAIVVGGDGNFLKAARVLALYSNIPVMGINKGKLGFLTTIAPNDRTLKDDLLNILKGQVSVSNVSMLKCRVDDNLRVPLEASIALNEIAITSSRGLMFGLKVYIDGRYAFDQRGDGLIVSTPTGSTAHAMAAGGPILNPNQNSIVLVPICSHSLNSRPLVISDDSIIDIYITEYNDPEPVLSIDGRHDTILSSHQKVTIKKAEKKVTVLHTQDYNYYDTLREKLGWSKVLF